The genomic DNA CAATTTTTCAAACAAAGACGAGTATCAAAATTGTCTTAAGAGTTTGCAATTAAACTAGATTTATTAAATTGTCTTTCGACTTAATTGAACATATTCGCCATCATGGTTTCAAGCGCCTGTTGCTTGCAGTTTCGGGCGGTTTGGATTCTATTTGCTTGGCGCATTATTTTATCGAGAACAGTGCCGCGCTTGGCATTGAATGGCTGGGTATTGCGCATGTGCATCACGGGCTGCGCGAAGGAACCGCAGACAGAGACGCAAAATTTGTGGAAGAATTTGCAAAGTCGCACGACGTTCCTTTTTTCTTGAAGAAGTTGGATGGTGAAGCGCTGAAAGGTGCAGAAGGATCGCTTGAAGAGAATGCACGATATGCAAGGTATAAAGCGCTAACAGAAATTGTGAAAAGCATTGTCACTCTGGAGCCGACAGGCGATAGAGTCCATTATGCTTTGGATCCTATCGGGGCTTTGCCCCTCCAGGATGACGAAGGCTGCGCCCCCATACCCCATAGCCCAATCGCTATCGTGACGGCGCATCATGCGGGGGATCAGGCAGAGACGATGTATATGCGTCTTAAGCGAGGAACAACGCTTGCCGGGCTGCGCGGAATTCAAGAAGTAAGAATAATTCAGGATGACACGTCTCTCGTCTCTCGTCTTTCGTCTCTCGTCTATATTTTCCGTCCGTTCTTGAACGTCACTCGCATAGAACTCCTCGCCTATGCTCGCGAGAATGATTTAAGCTGGTGCGAAGACGAAAGCAATGCGGATGTAAAATTCGCACGCAACAAAATTAGGCACGAGTTTTTGCCGAATCTGGAACGCGAATGTCCGGGGGCAATCCAACAGCTTTGCAAGATTGCGGGGCTAGCAGACAAAGCGTATGCAAAAGTAATCGCTAATTGCTCTAGATCCTTCGACTTCGCTCAGGATGACACAAGGGGATTCCCGCTCGGTGGCGGGAATGACAAGTGGCGATTCCAGAACAGAGGCGGGCATGACAAAGCACATTCGGCGTTGCCTCAGGATGACACGTCTCTCGTCTCTCGTCTCTCGTCTTTCGTCTCATTAGACAAGAAAAAACTCAATAAAATCCTACGCGAATACGCGGATGCAGATCTGTCCGAAATGTTCCGGTTGTGGCTCACAGAAAAGGGTTTGCGGTTCCCGATTGGCTTTTTCTACGGCCCTAAGGAGCCTGCCCACGTGAAAATCCCGGTTCGGGCGGTTTATCGCCGGCGTTCCGTCGTCAAAATAGCGCATACTGTCTGGATTTGCGAGTTCAAGGACGCGCTTTCAGCCGCAAAATTTGTATCTTGCGAGAAGAAAGAAAAGGATTATAATGAATCAACCTAAGAAGCCAGCTCCGTTTAAGAACAAGAATTTTATCATTGTTCTCATCATGCTCCTCATGCTTTTCGTCATGTTCCCCATGACCGGGAAAGATTCCAGTAAGGATATTACCCGCACCGAATTTTTAGCCATGATGGGCGACTCGACCAAGGTCATTACTGAACTCACCCTCCAGAAGACTCCCGATGGCGTGATTATCGAAGGCGCTTATGAGATGTCCCCGGAAGAAATCGCCGAAGCAAAGAAGAACCAAAGCGCGCTCGCGAGGTTCACTCGCAACAGTACCGACACCAAGAACAAGCATTTCAAGAGCCACATGCTCGATATTTCGAACGAGCAAATTTCGACTTGGGAAGCGTTCAAGGGCGTGAAGGTCAAGGTCATTCACGAATCAACCACGTGGATTGATACGCTTGTGGCGTTCCTCCCGGCCATTTTGCTGATTGCGTTCTTCTACATCATGATGAGCCGTCAGATGGGCGGTGGCGGTAAGAGCCCGTTCTCGTTTGGCAAGAGCCAAGTGCGCCAGCTGAACTCGCAGAAGAAGACGACGTTCAATGATGTTGCCGGTTGCGACGAAGCCAAGCAGGACTTGCAGGAACTCGTTGAATTTTTGAAGGACCCGAAGAAGTATGACAAGCTCGGTGGACGCATCCCGAAGGGTGCTTTGCTCGTTGGCCCTCCGGGTACGGGTAAGACGCTCCTCGCCCGCGCTGTCGCAGGTGAAGCAGGAGTGCCGTTCTTTAGCATGTCGGGTTCGGACTTCGTGGAAATGTTCGTTGGCGTGGGTGCATCCCGCGTGCGTGACTTGTTTGAAACCGGCAAGAAGAACGCTCCGTGTATTTTGTTCATCGACGAAATCGATGCTGTGGGTCGTCAGCGTGGTGCTGGTCTCGGTGGCGGTCACGATGAACGCGAACAGACTTTGAACCAGTTGCTCGTGGAAATGGACGGCTTCACCGCTAACGAAGGCGTGATTTTGATTGCCGCCACGAACCGTCCGGATGTGCTCGACAAGGCTCTCCTCCGTCCGGGCCGCTTTGACCGCCAGATTGTGGTGGGCCTCCCCGACCTCAGGGGTCGTGAAGAAATTTTGAAGGTTCACTTGAAGAAGCGCAAGGTACCTCTCGGCGATGATGTCGATGTGAAGGCTGTCGCTAAGGGAACTCCGGGACTTGCCGGTGCAGACCTCGAAAACTTGGTGAACGAAGCAGCGCTCCTCGCCGCAAGGTTCAACAACAAGAAAGTGACGATGCTCGACTTTGAAGAAGCTCGCGACAAGCTCAGCATGGGTGCTGAACGCCGCACGCTCCTCATGACCGACGAAGAAAAGCGCCACACCGCTTATCACGAAGCGGGCCATGCACTCATGACGCTTTTGTGCAAGCATTCCGACCCGCTCCACAAAATTACGATTATCCCTCGCGGACGCGCTCTCGGTGTGACCATGAGTTTGCCCGAACGCGACCAGGTCAGCTACAGCCGCGAATACGCCGAAGAACGCATCATGATCATGATGTCCGGCCGTCTCGCCGAACTCATCTTCTTCAACCACCAGAGCACGGGTGCAAGTAACGACATCCAGCGCGCTACAGAACTTGCCCGTAAGATGGTGACGGAATGGGGCTTCGACGACGAAATCGGACCGGTCTGCTACAGTCGCGCCGATGGCGAAGTGTTCCTCGGACGCGAAATCAGTAAGCCGAAGGAAATGTCCGAAATGATGGCCGAAAAGATTGACAACGCCATCAACAACTTGATCAAGCGCATGGACAACAAGGCAAGAGAACTCCTTGAAGAACACAAGGACAAGCTCATCGACCTCGCCGAAGCGCTGTTTGAATTCGAAGTGCTCGACCGCGAAGAAATCGATAAGGTCATGGCAGGCGAAAAGCTCACCGGTACAAAGAAGAGCCGCCAGTACAAGGCTATGGAAGAACTCGCCAAAAAGCGCGAAGAAGAAAACACTCCGCCGCCTGACCCGGGTGACCAACCGCCGGTAGCCCCGATTACCGACGTGCAGCCAGCCCCCGCTACAGGCAACGAAACCGCTACAAATTCTGTGAAAGAAAACGAATAAGGTCGCTCAATGCTCCGCTCTCTATTAGAATCTAATCGTGCAATCTCTTGGAAAATTGGAAACGACATCATTCCAGCTTCGAGGATGCCGCTTGTCATGGGTATCGTGAATGTTACCCCGGACAGTTTCTTTGATGGAGGCAAGCATAACACGCCTGAAGCCGCTTACGAGCACGCGATTTCGTTGGTGGAACAAGGCGCTGTGATTCTCGATATCGGTGGTGAAAGCAGCCGCCCGGGAAGCGCTCCCGTAAGCCTTCAAGAAGAACTCGACCGTGTATGCCCCGTCGTTGAAGCGCTCGCACAGACCGCGACCATTTCGGAAGACCTCGACAATCCGGGATTCCGCAAGTTTTACATCTCGGTCGATACGGTCAAAGCTAAGGTCGCCGAAGAATGCATGAAGCTCGGTGCGCACATCATCAACGACATCAGCGCCTGCATGATGGACCCGAAGATGATCGAGACCATCGCAAGCACAAAGGCAAGCGTGGTGCTGAACCACATGCGCGGAAATTTCGGAACGATGCAGCAGGACTTCAAGCCGTACACAAACGTGGTGCAGGAAGTTCAAGAAGAACTCTTGGCACAGGTGCAAAAGCTCATCGACGCCGGTGTCGAAAAAGAACGCATTTGCATTGATCCGGGTATCGGTTTTGGAAAGACTGTTCAAGACAACATAGACTTGATGAAGTCTGTAGATGAGATGCTCAAGGACGGCTACCCCGTTTTGATTGGCACGTCTAGAAAGTCCTACATCGGAAAGATGCCTGGGCTTGAAGCAAGCGATCGGCTTATCCCGACCGTGACCGCAGACATTATCGCCGCCCTTGGCGGTGCAAGCGTTATCCGCGTTCACGATGTCCGCGAAGCAAAAGAATCACTTTTATATTTGGAGGCTTTGAAGTCCCATGACGCTGTTTAAGTTATTCGGCATCATTGATGTCCGCATGGCTGACATTCTGGACATTCTCCTCATATCAGTCATTCTGTATTATATCTTTTTGCTGTTCCGCGGAACGCGTGCAGCCCAGATGATTTTTGGTGGCTTTTTGCTCATTCTCGCATGGCTCATTGCGCAGTGGTGGGAACTCCATACGCTCGTGTGGATGCTCAGTAACCTCGCTACGCTCGGTATTATCGCCATCGTGATTTTGTTCCAGCCCGAAATTCGAAGCGCACTCACGCGAATCGGTCAGAGCGTAAGTAAGGTGGACTTGAGAAACATTCTCTTCCACGCGAGCGGTCTCGATGACATCGCCCAGAAAATTTGCTCAGCCGTTCAGGATTTGGCAAAGACAAAAACCGGTGCACTCATCGTGCTTGAAAAGCGCGTGGGCCTCAAGAACTACGCAGATACAGGTGAATACCTCGACGCACGAATCAGCTCCAGACTTTTGCGCGCTTTGTTCTTCCCGAACTCCGCTTTGCACGACGGTGCCGTAATTCTCAACTGCAAGTCGATCGTCGCCGCAGGCTGCATTTTGCCGATGCCGACCGGTAACGCCGAAGGTGACGCTGGCTACGGTATGCGCCACCGCGCCGCTAAAGCTCTCGCTGCCGAAAGTGATGCCCTCATCATCATCGTCTCCGAAGAAACAGGTAAAATTTCTACCGCTTACAGAAACAACCTGAGACGCGGCCTCACCCCGAAAGAACTTAAAGCAGAAATTTTCCGCCACTGGCACGACCTCTTCAACGAAGTTATTGAAGAAGATCAAGCCGAAGGTGAAAACGAAGCAGTCGAAAACAAGGTGTAACTTATGGCAAACAACGAAAAGAATTCTACGAAGAACGCACAAAATGCGCAGGGCAACCAAAAGAAGAAAAACGGGAAACGCAATCTCGTCATCTTGATTTTGATGTTCCTTTTGCTCATCTGCCTTTTTGTAGTGCAGTGCCAGCTCAACAAAGTCAAGCAGCAAGCGCTTGAAGAACAGAAGCTCTCGGAACTCGCCCTCCGCCAGCAGCAGATTCTTGACAGCCTCCGCGCCGAGCAGGCCAAGGCCGACAGCTTGAAGGCTCTCGAAGAAGCTAGAATCGCGGACAGCTTACGCCTTGCCGATAGCCTCCGCACGGCAGATTCGCTCGCCAATTTACCGAAAGTCAACAAGGATAGTCTCAAAAATGTCCGCGACAGCATCCGTGTTGCACGTAAGGCACGCAGAGATAGCCTAGAAGCCCTTGCTAAAATCGAAAAAGCAAGGCAAGATTCCTTGGACAAATTGCGTGCAGCCGATAGCCTCCGCAACTCGGACAAGGTCCCGCCCACAGCCGAAATCACGCCGCCTGCAGGCCGCTACTACGACCCAATCAAGCTCAAGGTCAAGTGCGACGAAATCAAATGCAAGACGTTTGTTTCCATCGGCGATACGCTCAATCCGCAAGACGCAAGCAAGGGCATTGAATACAACAAAACCGGTTCCGTATTCTTCTACGCAGCCGACTCTGTGGGTAACCGCTCTGCTTGGGAAGAAGCCAAGTACGACATGGCAAGCGATAACATTTGCGGCAAGAACGCCTACCCTGTCCCGGTTGGCGGAAAGACTGTCTGCGTAGATGCTTACGAATATCCGAACCAGCCGGACGCTACGCCGAAGGACATGGTAAGCCAGGAAGAAGCCGCACGCATCTGCAAGAACGAAGGCAAGCACCTCTGTACGATAGAAGAATGGCAAGCCGCATGCCGTGGCAAGGACGGTTTCAAGTTCTCTTACGGTAACGGTTACAAGCAGAGCAAGTGCAACACCAACACGAAGGCAGCCAAGAGAAGCGGCCGCAAGACGCAGTGCCGTAGCTGGTATGGCATGTACGACATGAACGGAAACCTCTGGGAATGGACAGCCTCTACAAGCAAGCAGCACCCGGACAAGTTCCTGGTCGCAGGCGGTGCATGGAACACCAACAACGAAAGTAGCTGTTCCGTAAGCAAATTCAGCTTCTATCCGCAAAACCAGTACCCGAGTGTCGGTTTCAGGTGTTGTAAATAGCTCACCGTTAAAACAACATTACATAGATTGGCTAACCTAACTGAAAAAAATTATCTAATTTAAGAGCATGAAAACGAAACTTTTACTCTCCGCACTTTTACTTTCTTCGTTTACGTTCTTCGGCTGCAGCAATGAAAAGCCCAACTACACGGGTTACTGGAAAGGCGAAGCCGACATGATTTTCGAAGTTCTTACCGAAAACAACGTTGATTACACCATCAGAAACGTGAACGGCGACCTCACTGCCAAATATGAGAACAACGCTCTCCGTGGCAAGAATTCGCTCAACATGGACATTTTGATGCGCGTCAAGGGCGACTCCGCCTACTATGAATTCGGCGAAGACGAATCTGGCAAGATCGTGACGGGTTACATGAGAATCTCGAAGGACGAATACGACAAGATTTTCAAGGCTCAGTCCGAAGCTAAGAATAGCTATAACTAAGTGCAGAAACGCCGGTAAATGCCGGCAAGATGCCCGCGAACTTATGCAAGAAACCCCGGTTTAAAGCCGGGGTTTCTCGTTTTTTAAAGGAGGTCCCCGCTCGTCCCCGTCATCCCCGTCAAGCGAGGACAGGCGCGAGGACAGGTAGGCGAGGATGACAACTTAATGCGGAAGTGCCGCGCCCTTCGACAAGCTCAGGGACCTTAGCAAAGCTACTTCTTGAGTGCGGACAAGAATTCCTTGAGGCGGGTGTCCTTCGGGTTGTCGAAGACTTCTTCGGGGGTTCCGTCTTCCTTAACGTAACCATCGGCAAAGAAGAGCACGCGGTTTGCCACTTCGCGGGCAAAGCTCATTTCGTGCGTCACGACAATCATCGTCATTCCAGACTTTGCAAGGTCCTTCATGATCCTGAGCACCTCGCCCACCATTTCCGGGTCCAAAGCGCTCGTCGGTTCGTCAAAGAGGATTGCTTCTGGTTGCATTGCCATGGCACGGGCAATAGCAATACGCTGCTGCTGACCGCCCGAAAGCTGAGCCGGGTAGTGATCAGCACGGTCCAAAAGTCCCACACGCTTCAAGAGTTCACGAGCACGCGTTTCGGCTTCTGCCTTGGACAAGCGACCGAGTTTCACCGGAGCAAACATGATGTTCTTGAGAGCGGTCATGTTCTTGAACAAGTTGAACTGCTGAAACACCATGCCTACGCGCTCGCGAATCGAAGGCTTCGAAACACCTTTCGCCAAAATGCTCTTGCCATCCAAAAGGATATCGCCGCTCGTCGGGTGCTCTAGCAAGTTCAGCTGGCGCAAGAACGTAGACTTGCCACAACCAGATGGTCCGATAATTGCAATCACATCACCGCGATGGATATCAAGCGAAATGCCCTTGAGGATTTGCTTGTCGCCGTAAGATTTGCAAAGGTTCTTGACCTGGATTAAAGTTTCTGCATTAGCGTTCATTTTTCTTCAACCTCTTTTCAAGTTTTGCAACACAAGCCGAAAGCCCGGCGACAATGATAAAGTAAATAGCAGCCACAGCAAGGAGCGGGAGCATGGCTTCATAAGTCATACTGCGGATGATATCGCCACCGCGAGTGAGGTCGGTAAGGCCGATGTAACCGCAAATGGACGTTTCCTTGATGAGCGAGATAAATTCGTTCGTGAGAGCCGGAAGCGAGTTCTTGAACGCCTGCGGGTAAACGATGTAATAAAGGACTGTGCGGAACTTGAGGCCAAGACTACGGCCAGCTTCAATCTGTCCCGGGTCTACCCCCTTGATGCCACTGCGGATGATTTCGGAAACGTAAGCGCCCGAGTTGATGCCGAAAGCGACAATCGCGACGAGAATCTTGTTGATGTTCACCGATGAGAAGACGATGTAGTAAATGATGAGGAGCTGGATCATCATCGGTGTGCCGCGAATCACAGCGAGGTAAGCCTTCGCAAACCAGTTCAGCACTTTGAAGCGGCCGTTGAATTCGTTGCTCGTACGAATCTGCGCAATCACAAAGCCAATCATGATACCGAGGAGAGCCGCAAAGAACGAAATCACAAGCGTGTTGCGGAGACCTTCGACAATGAACTTCCAGCGGGAATCCTTCACGAAATTCTTGTAGACGTGATCGCCAAAGCTCTCTTCGCTTTGAACCGCTTGGTCACCGCGGACAATCACGACAATCTTTGAAAGCGTGTACGGTGTTGTGAAATTAATGGACTTTTTGCGTTCTTCGGTAACGGTAAATCCAGCGAAACCGACATCAGCCTTGCCCGACGCAACCGCATTGATAATCGCATCAAATTCAATATCTTGAATTTCGACGGTGCGGTTGAGGTAGTCGGCAATGTAGTTGACAGTTTCAATATCAAAACCAACGACCTTTGCATTCTCGTAATATTCGTACGGCGGGAACTGAGCGTTCGTCGAAAGCACAAGTTTCGGGCCTTCGGTCACTTTCTTTTGATAATGATAATTGCCGTTGCGGTTGATGTAGGTATTGAAAAGCGAATCGTAAACGCCGTCCTTCTTCATCGCTTCAAGCGCCTGGTTCACAGAATCCAAAAGCGCTTCGTTGCCCTTCGCGACAACGCCTGCATACATTTCTTCGACGAAGACTTCTTCGAGAATGCGAAGCGACGGATTCTGGAGCACGAAAGCCTTTGCAGGCTGATCATCACTCAAGACCGCGTCAATCTTCCCCTGCAACAGCGCTTGCACAGCATCGGCAAGTTTCGTGTAGCGTTCGACATCGATTTTCGCCGTGTCGCCACCAAAGTCCGACGCGTAGATATCGGCGGTGTTGCCAATCTGCACGCCCACCTTTTTGTGACCGAGATCGCTAATGGAATGAACCCTGTTGGGGATGATGGTCTGTTTCTCGCTTTGGCACGATGTGAGCGCGAGCGAGAACAGTGCAATAAGAAGAGGGAGATATAACTTTCGTATCATTTTCTAACCTTAATTAAAAGTTAGTTAAAAGCCGAAAGTTTGGGAACCCTTGTGAGTATTATATAATATATGGACTATCTGAAGAAATTGATATTCAGCCAGCCTTTTTTGCCATCTTCTGTGAGAGCAATACCGCAGGCGACTGTTTTGTAATTGCCCTTCATGTTGAGGTAGTGGCCTATATAGGAATAATCCTCTTTTTTGTCGGGATCACGTTCGCCGCTAGTCACGAGAGCCTTTTCATCTTCCCACATCATCTTGAGGAAAGCATCGGTTGCTTCTGTCGCGGTTTTGCGCCATGAAGTGTTGAAGTTCGGACCCGAGTTTTGAGCGCCTTCGCCACAGTTGCCAAAGTGACCGTGAGCCTTGTTTTCGGCGAGGTCATCAGCAGCTTCTTGATCGGTGCAGGTCTGCTTTTCTTCAGGTGCAAGCGTCAGCGGTTCGAGATTTTCTGTCGCACGGTATTCGTTGATTTTAGCGAGGCAATCTTCACGCCATGTCGCGCTGAAAAAAGAATTTTCTGTCGAAGAAGAGGACTTCGCAGAGGATGAAGATGCAGCGACCTTTTCAGAAGAACTGCTAACAGGTTTCGACGATGAAGATGAGGATTTCTCCGAAGACGAAGATGCGGCAAATTTCTCGGACGACGAACTGTTTGTTGACTTTTGAGAAGACGATGAACTGAGCTCGGTATTTTCAGAAGATGAGCTCACAACTTCTGCAACATCCGGTATTTCTATATAAGTCACGCTACTGCTTTCGGAACAACCCGACACAACACAAGACATTGCAAAGGCAAAAGTTGCGCAAGTTGCATACTTTGCCATATTACCAAACAAATTAATTTTCATAGTTAACCTAAAAAACAACAGGATTCCTCGCGATGCTCGGAATGACGGTATTTCTACTGGATCCTTCGACTTCGCTACGCTCCGCTCAGGATGACACGTTTAATAATAGCTTTTTCGGGCTAGCGATGCACGCGCCCCCTACAATCCCGACCCACAATTTACTATCTTTGGCGCCATGCTTAATGTTTCTAATGTCAGTCTCCAGTATGGTAGCCGCATCCTCTTCAAAGAAGTGAACCTTTCCTTCAAGAGAGGCAACTGCTACGGTGTCATCGGCGCAAACGGTGCCGGCAAGTCCACATTCCTCAAGATTCTTTCGGGCGAACTCGAACCGAACACGGGTGAAGTCACGAAGGACCCGGGCGAACGTATCGCCGTTTTGAAGCAGGACCACTTCGCCTACGAAAATAACACGGTCCTCGAAACCGTGATGATGGGTTTCCCGGAACTCTACGAACTTAGCAAAAAGCGCGACGAACTTTACGCGCTCCCTGAAATGACCGAAGAACAGGGCATGCAGGCGATGGAAATCGAAACGCGCTTTGGTGAAATCGGCGGTTACGAAGCCGACTCCAACGCAGCCGTGCTCCTCAAGGGTCTTGGCATTCCCGAAGAATTCCACTACAACTTGATGTCCGAACTCGATGGCGGTCAGAAGATCCGCGTGCTCCTCGCCCAGGCTTTGTTTGGCAATCCGGACATTTTGCTCTTGGACGAACCGACGAACCACCTTGATTTGGAAACTGTCGGCTGGCTCGAA from Fibrobacter sp. UBA4297 includes the following:
- a CDS encoding tRNA lysidine(34) synthetase, coding for MSFDLIEHIRHHGFKRLLLAVSGGLDSICLAHYFIENSAALGIEWLGIAHVHHGLREGTADRDAKFVEEFAKSHDVPFFLKKLDGEALKGAEGSLEENARYARYKALTEIVKSIVTLEPTGDRVHYALDPIGALPLQDDEGCAPIPHSPIAIVTAHHAGDQAETMYMRLKRGTTLAGLRGIQEVRIIQDDTSLVSRLSSLVYIFRPFLNVTRIELLAYARENDLSWCEDESNADVKFARNKIRHEFLPNLERECPGAIQQLCKIAGLADKAYAKVIANCSRSFDFAQDDTRGFPLGGGNDKWRFQNRGGHDKAHSALPQDDTSLVSRLSSFVSLDKKKLNKILREYADADLSEMFRLWLTEKGLRFPIGFFYGPKEPAHVKIPVRAVYRRRSVVKIAHTVWICEFKDALSAAKFVSCEKKEKDYNEST
- the ftsH gene encoding ATP-dependent zinc metalloprotease FtsH, which produces MNQPKKPAPFKNKNFIIVLIMLLMLFVMFPMTGKDSSKDITRTEFLAMMGDSTKVITELTLQKTPDGVIIEGAYEMSPEEIAEAKKNQSALARFTRNSTDTKNKHFKSHMLDISNEQISTWEAFKGVKVKVIHESTTWIDTLVAFLPAILLIAFFYIMMSRQMGGGGKSPFSFGKSQVRQLNSQKKTTFNDVAGCDEAKQDLQELVEFLKDPKKYDKLGGRIPKGALLVGPPGTGKTLLARAVAGEAGVPFFSMSGSDFVEMFVGVGASRVRDLFETGKKNAPCILFIDEIDAVGRQRGAGLGGGHDEREQTLNQLLVEMDGFTANEGVILIAATNRPDVLDKALLRPGRFDRQIVVGLPDLRGREEILKVHLKKRKVPLGDDVDVKAVAKGTPGLAGADLENLVNEAALLAARFNNKKVTMLDFEEARDKLSMGAERRTLLMTDEEKRHTAYHEAGHALMTLLCKHSDPLHKITIIPRGRALGVTMSLPERDQVSYSREYAEERIMIMMSGRLAELIFFNHQSTGASNDIQRATELARKMVTEWGFDDEIGPVCYSRADGEVFLGREISKPKEMSEMMAEKIDNAINNLIKRMDNKARELLEEHKDKLIDLAEALFEFEVLDREEIDKVMAGEKLTGTKKSRQYKAMEELAKKREEENTPPPDPGDQPPVAPITDVQPAPATGNETATNSVKENE
- the folP gene encoding dihydropteroate synthase: MPLVMGIVNVTPDSFFDGGKHNTPEAAYEHAISLVEQGAVILDIGGESSRPGSAPVSLQEELDRVCPVVEALAQTATISEDLDNPGFRKFYISVDTVKAKVAEECMKLGAHIINDISACMMDPKMIETIASTKASVVLNHMRGNFGTMQQDFKPYTNVVQEVQEELLAQVQKLIDAGVEKERICIDPGIGFGKTVQDNIDLMKSVDEMLKDGYPVLIGTSRKSYIGKMPGLEASDRLIPTVTADIIAALGGASVIRVHDVREAKESLLYLEALKSHDAV
- the cdaA gene encoding diadenylate cyclase CdaA, with protein sequence MTLFKLFGIIDVRMADILDILLISVILYYIFLLFRGTRAAQMIFGGFLLILAWLIAQWWELHTLVWMLSNLATLGIIAIVILFQPEIRSALTRIGQSVSKVDLRNILFHASGLDDIAQKICSAVQDLAKTKTGALIVLEKRVGLKNYADTGEYLDARISSRLLRALFFPNSALHDGAVILNCKSIVAAGCILPMPTGNAEGDAGYGMRHRAAKALAAESDALIIIVSEETGKISTAYRNNLRRGLTPKELKAEIFRHWHDLFNEVIEEDQAEGENEAVENKV
- a CDS encoding formylglycine-generating enzyme family protein, which codes for MANNEKNSTKNAQNAQGNQKKKNGKRNLVILILMFLLLICLFVVQCQLNKVKQQALEEQKLSELALRQQQILDSLRAEQAKADSLKALEEARIADSLRLADSLRTADSLANLPKVNKDSLKNVRDSIRVARKARRDSLEALAKIEKARQDSLDKLRAADSLRNSDKVPPTAEITPPAGRYYDPIKLKVKCDEIKCKTFVSIGDTLNPQDASKGIEYNKTGSVFFYAADSVGNRSAWEEAKYDMASDNICGKNAYPVPVGGKTVCVDAYEYPNQPDATPKDMVSQEEAARICKNEGKHLCTIEEWQAACRGKDGFKFSYGNGYKQSKCNTNTKAAKRSGRKTQCRSWYGMYDMNGNLWEWTASTSKQHPDKFLVAGGAWNTNNESSCSVSKFSFYPQNQYPSVGFRCCK
- a CDS encoding amino acid ABC transporter ATP-binding protein — translated: MNANAETLIQVKNLCKSYGDKQILKGISLDIHRGDVIAIIGPSGCGKSTFLRQLNLLEHPTSGDILLDGKSILAKGVSKPSIRERVGMVFQQFNLFKNMTALKNIMFAPVKLGRLSKAEAETRARELLKRVGLLDRADHYPAQLSGGQQQRIAIARAMAMQPEAILFDEPTSALDPEMVGEVLRIMKDLAKSGMTMIVVTHEMSFAREVANRVLFFADGYVKEDGTPEEVFDNPKDTRLKEFLSALKK
- a CDS encoding ABC transporter substrate-binding protein/permease, producing MIRKLYLPLLIALFSLALTSCQSEKQTIIPNRVHSISDLGHKKVGVQIGNTADIYASDFGGDTAKIDVERYTKLADAVQALLQGKIDAVLSDDQPAKAFVLQNPSLRILEEVFVEEMYAGVVAKGNEALLDSVNQALEAMKKDGVYDSLFNTYINRNGNYHYQKKVTEGPKLVLSTNAQFPPYEYYENAKVVGFDIETVNYIADYLNRTVEIQDIEFDAIINAVASGKADVGFAGFTVTEERKKSINFTTPYTLSKIVVIVRGDQAVQSEESFGDHVYKNFVKDSRWKFIVEGLRNTLVISFFAALLGIMIGFVIAQIRTSNEFNGRFKVLNWFAKAYLAVIRGTPMMIQLLIIYYIVFSSVNINKILVAIVAFGINSGAYVSEIIRSGIKGVDPGQIEAGRSLGLKFRTVLYYIVYPQAFKNSLPALTNEFISLIKETSICGYIGLTDLTRGGDIIRSMTYEAMLPLLAVAAIYFIIVAGLSACVAKLEKRLKKNER
- a CDS encoding CAP domain-containing protein; this encodes MKINLFGNMAKYATCATFAFAMSCVVSGCSESSSVTYIEIPDVAEVVSSSSENTELSSSSSQKSTNSSSSEKFAASSSSEKSSSSSSKPVSSSSEKVAASSSSAKSSSSTENSFFSATWREDCLAKINEYRATENLEPLTLAPEEKQTCTDQEAADDLAENKAHGHFGNCGEGAQNSGPNFNTSWRKTATEATDAFLKMMWEDEKALVTSGERDPDKKEDYSYIGHYLNMKGNYKTVACGIALTEDGKKGWLNINFFR